In one Leishmania panamensis strain MHOM/PA/94/PSC-1 chromosome 14 sequence genomic region, the following are encoded:
- a CDS encoding hypothetical protein (TriTrypDB/GeneDB-style sysID: LpmP.14.0100): MPSMSVSRQASKVSTTPSATKFSTIRKLPAVEQSVFPVVAVPTNSDETRRTVSVGFDVDSTSDTVHALHEMQRRVGDEGATDRRIRRSYYARFVGHLSIQRSLYQSTSVFVETMLKEVHHSTEAGVSIKAAAATWGLKLLAKNAGHSVINTVLELLLPALYCEYNPEKLCSAPSAVQLQVLEQDALSDNPYFTHSMFVDEVQADKRSAIHLQKSLEAAVHANDERRNMACRLIERQRRQQLKVAFRSWRHRVRQQHLLCMMGDNTAKQWAEEMSRLCVQSAFYHWKLLVERSRSTYLTERLHDAAFQLGNAKNQFQLQCYRANRLVQTAKEATEEMKQVSQINEDLQRQVAELKAEQVRKEREYNEKLTRNVAQLLKLLGTYDSLAHVLLRSNQTAESFMSEKPPSAQPPQCCDDSEEPSENEGQSLVANAAAEASVENLSSSALQLLRKWCDEVLAQVSEREAPFPPIRAFGADFSNGERYLYLLQHVFPEVVSSVLSIHKMDVESRLRRIRGYAEDCALRYRLMPSDLLNEREDLLVCSLSELYQQHLLRKWDQIVLRSTAELDTFREGNMQAALLGCTDSSPVEEAADVPTEELDEAVVRVHIGDYVERVKAISESFSTSLAAANELVKTSGAIAAQEAHLGGERLQGTPILVVGEAGRRAFWKLPAGALDDLRGTLKLNSEEMIWDLIVTQMLPELLQEHVDTTSRLFFLFAGENAKTLSEVAFWRFVECSGMLGGGMDVPMDWIATQYDHVVTPQLDAALRTMARNQSEMNLQKLRQVAYQEMDIRCSTPPQFTELLVRLAVASEKGEHGLVEGTRRLLERLKLLERGMSPVARELHTQEAQHVLGFFNEDLLRVYLFYVKKQESSRNMRDASLASQCGGRFASQMSMTILLTMLEDCRFLSDNSGRGSAPINALADSTRPRFFINAAQVRKLVSALERLCKGAMSGGLSFNLFVETLAGLAYHWCPDPLVPEPRRLAGFLAHTMQQLSARHINSTLLLGIVPTIRLEGPRSVDFSYEARPSPGTAA, from the coding sequence ATGCCCTCCATGAGCGTGTCACGGCAAGCGTCGAAAGTTTCCACCACCCCAAGTGCCACGAAGTTCTCGACAATTCGGAAGCTGCCCGCAGTAGAGCAAAGTGTCTTTCCAGTGGTGGCAGTCCCTACAAACAGTGACGAGACGAGGCGCACGGTGTCCGTCGGCTTCGATGTGGACTCCACCTCCGACACAGTGCACGCACTGCAcgagatgcagcgccgcgtaGGCGACGAGGGCGCCACGGACAGGCGAATCCGCCGCAGCTACTACGCGCGGTTTGTTGGACACTTGAGTATACAGCGCAGCCTATACCAATCTACATCTGTGTTTGTGGAAACGATGCTGAAGGAGGTTCACCACTCCACCGAGGCCGGGGTTTCGAtcaaggcagcggcagcgacgtggGGCCTCAAACTCCTGGCCAAGAACGCCGGTCACAGCGTCATTAACACGGTTCTCGAACTGCTTTTGCCGGCTCTCTATTGCGAGTACAACCCAGAGAAGCTGTGCAGCGCACCTTCCGCCGTGCAACTGCAGGTGCTCGAGCAAGATGCACTCAGCGACAACCCGTACTTTACACACTCCATGTTTGTGGATGAGGTGCAGGCGGACAAGAGATCTGCTATCCATCTCCAAAAGTCGCTGGAGGCAGCAGTCCACGCGAACGACGAGCGCAGAAATATGGCGTGCCGCCTTATTGAGCGCCAAAGGCGGCAACAACTTAAAGTCGCCTTCCGCAGCTGGCGCCACCGTgtgcgtcagcagcaccttTTGTGCATGATGGGTGACAACACAGCGAAGCAGTGGGCAGAAGAGATGTCACGGCTCTGTGTTCAGTCAGCCTTTTATCACTGGAAGCTACTTGTGGAACGATCGCGGAGCACTTACTTGACAGAGCGACTACACGACGCTGCGTTCCAGCTGGGAAACGCAAAGAATCAGTTTCAGCTGCAGTGCTACCGCGCCAACCGCTTGGTGCAAACTGCGAAGGAGGCGACAGAAGAGATGAAGCAAGTGTCGCAGATCAACGAGGACCTTCAGCGGCAGGTGGCTGAGCTGAAGGCAGAGCAGGTGCGCAAGGAGAGGGAATATAATGAGAAGCTGACGCGAAACGTGGCGCAACTGCTGAAGCTGTTGGGCACGTACGATTCGCTGGCGCACGTGTTGCTGCGCTCGAATCAGACTGCCGAGTCTTTTATGTCGGAGAAGCCACCATCAGCTCAGCCCCCTCAGTGTTGTGACGACAGTGAGGAACCTTCGGAAAACGAAGGTCAGTCACTTGTGGCgaatgccgccgccgaggcgaGCGTGGAAAACTTGTCCAGCTCAGCgctacagctgctgcggaagTGGTGCGATGAGGTGCTAGCACAAGTTAGCGAACGTGAGGCTCCATTCCCGCCGATTCGTGCCTTCGGGGCTGACTTCTCAAACGGCGAGCGCTATCTCTACCTGCTTCAGCACGTGTTCCCCGAGGTGGTTTCCTCGGTGCTCTCGATCCACAAGATGGACGTCGAGTCCAGGCTGCGCCGCATTCGTGGCTACGCTGAGGATTGTGCCCTTCGCTACAGGCTGATGCCATCGGACCTCCTAAATGAGCGTGAGGATCTGCTTGTGTGCTCCCTGAGCGAGCTCTACCAGCAGCACTTACTGCGTAAGTGGGATCAGATTGTATTGCGATCCACTGCGGAGCTGGACACCTTTAGGGAGGGTAACATGCAAGCAGCACTGCTTGGGTGCACGGACTCATCACcagtggaggaggccgcCGACGTTCCAACCGAGGAGCTGGATGAGGCCGTAGTGAGAGTGCACATTGGTGACTATGTCGAGCGAGTGAAGGCCATCAGCGAAAGCTTCAGCACGTCACTCGCAGCGGCAAACGAACTAGTCAAGACCAGTGGCGCTATtgcagcgcaggaggcgcaccTCGGCGGCGAGCGGCTGCAGGGGACGCCAATCCTGGTTGTCGGTGAAGCTGGCAGGCGCGCTTTCTGGAAGCTGCCAGCTGGCGCGTTGGATGACCTGCGCGGAACCCTGAAGCTCAACTCTGAGGAGATGATATGGGATCTTATCGTGACGCAAATGCTCCCGGAGTTGCTGCAGGAGCACGTCGACACAACGTCacgcctcttctttctcttcgctgGAGAAAACGCCAAGACACTTTCAGAAGTGGCGTTCTGGCGCTTTGTCGAGTGCAGCGGCATGTTGGGTGGTGGGATGGATGTGCCCATGGACTGGATTGCGACGCAGTATGACCACGTTGTAACGCCGCAGCTTGACGCAGCCCTGAGGACGATGGCACGCAATCAGAGCGAGATGAATTtgcagaagctgcgccaGGTCGCCTACCAAGAAATGGACATCCGCTGCTCAACACCACCGCAGTTTACCGAGCTGCTCGTGCGACTGGCCGTGGCATCGGAGAAGGGTGAGCACGGTCTCGTCGAAGGCACGCGCCGCCTCCTGGAGAGACTGAAGCTGCTCGAGAGAGGGATGTCTCCGGTGGCGCGCGAGCTGCACACGCAGGAAGCGCAGCATGTCTTGGGCTTTTTCAACGAGGATCTGCTCCGCGTGTACCTATTCTACGTGAAGAAGCAGGAGTCCTCACGCAATATGCGGGATGCGTCGCTGGCCAGTCAATGCGGCGGCCGTTTCGCCTCGCAGATGTCGATGACAATACTCCTCACCATGCTCGAAGACTGCCGATTCCTCTCCGACAACAGTGGGCGGGGAAGCGCTCCGATCAACGCCTTAGCTGATTCCACGCGACCGCGCTTCTTCATCAATGCCGCACAAGTGCGAAAACTGGTCTCTGCGCTGGAGCGTCTTTGCAAGGGCGCCATGAGCGGTGGACTCTCGTTTAACCTCTTTGTGGAGACGCTCGCGGGGCTGGCCTATCACTGGTGCCCCGACCCGCTCGTGCCAGAACCACGGCGCCTCGCCGGTTTCCTTGCTCAcacgatgcagcagctgagtgCGCGCCACATTAATTCTACGCTACTGTTGGGCATTGTTCCGACAATTAGGCTGGAGGGACCCAGAAGCGTGGACTTCTCGTATGAGGCACGCCCATCACCAGGCACAGCCGCCTAG
- a CDS encoding hypothetical protein (TriTrypDB/GeneDB-style sysID: LpmP.14.0120) translates to MSVPLPPPAAIPLPPSASAAPPPPPMAAVPLPPPPPMAAVPPLPATALPPHPLEAAPPPPLAPLALPPPASIAPLPQLPGVNVAVPTPPLSAIPADPLPPTAAPLAPTSVVAPPASVQVAAAQPPVQPISVEAWRTLEATTREPVPNMEATRYLAVEERVRDEVCRLFILSDYDVGTLMVNVVQSLQHVGRHDVGLLRNQMSTAFTVTQSTAYARQRNTSVEERRHAVADAVERINQTGSKAERAFAEVAQRVTPAALPAAPVTVASPAAVPMFRKSAYELLMEQIAATRRGCSPQNRRISSPEGRRKRAAGGAGCGEHPTSYNGSYLLRRYGSTYDPQRHYSHYRYYGLPPSK, encoded by the coding sequence ATGTCTGTGCCACTACCGCCCCCAGCAGCGATACCGCTGCCTCCGTCAGCAAGCGcggctccaccgccgccccccatGGCAGCTGTACCActcccacctcctccgcccatGGCAGCCGTTCCTCCGCTACCTGCCACAGCCTTGCCGCCTCACCCGTTagaagcagcacctccgccaccgctcGCGCCATTGGCTCTGCCTCCACCAGCAAGCATCGCCcctctgccacagctgccagGCGTCAATGTAGCGGTGCCGACACCACCGCTCTCGGCGATTCCTGCGGACCCACTGCCTCCGACGGCCGCACCCCTTGCTCCAACAAGTGTGGTGGCCCCACCTGCGTCCGTAcaggtggcagcagcgcaaccgCCTGTGCAACCCATCTCCGTTGAGGCTTGGCGGACTCTGGAAGCCACAACCCGTGAACCGGTGCCGAACATGGAGGCCACCCGCTAcctggcggtggaggagcgggTGCGAGATGAGGTGTGTCGGCTCTTTATCCTTTCTGACTACGACGTTGGTACCCTCATGGTAAACGTCGTCCAAAGCCTCCAGCATGTGGGACGTCATGACGTGGGCCTTCTACGGAACCAGATGAGCACGGCCTTCACTGTCACTCAGTCCACCGCGTACGCGCGGCAAAGGAACACCTCGGTGGAGGAGCGACGCCACGCTGTTGCCGATGCGGTCGAGCGCATCAACCAGACTGGCAGCAAAGCCGAACGTGCGTTTGCTGAGGTGGCACAACGGGTGACACCGGCTGCGCTTCCGGCAGCACCAGTGACGGTTGCCTCCCCCGCTGCAGTGCCGATGTTCCGCAAGAGCGCTTACGAACTGCTGATGGAGCAAATCGCAGCCACtcgccgcggctgcagccCACAGAACCGTCGCATCTCCTCGCCGGAGGGGCGGCGGAAGCGCGCAGCGGGTGGGGCGGGGTGTGGTGAGCATCCTACCTCCTACAACGGCAGCTATCTGCTGCGGCGCTATGGGAGCACATACGATCCGCAGCGCCACTATAGCCATTACCGCTACTACGGCCTTCCTCCATCGAAGTGA
- the IG-NH gene encoding inosine-guanine nucleoside hydrolase, putative (TriTrypDB/GeneDB-style sysID: LpmP.14.0130): MPRRRIIIDTDCGGDDAIGIMTALADPNTDVIAMTVVWGNVNADQGMENLGKLLCVFERDIPFYKGAETPLVSDPETVQWGGFGKDGFGDADFPPSTRVPEQSKTHAALAITELLRTAKPEKDTVYQLVCLGPLTNVALAMRLEPGVFDVLGSETEPAITIMGGTSEAKGNSSLTAEFNIHCDPEAAYVVFNQRNMRPVRVVSWEVTVECCMTWTFFDEWLGRQKDGTKEQNRLQVFIAKVFQRLEAFTRPLPDGTKADAGDAEVTQDNTCVIPDAVAMVAALYPDSILDRFLTHCTVELHGRETRGQTCLDWYGTEQSMAKRGRWRNCELITRVDNNRFLEVMNGIIKHPV, translated from the coding sequence ATGCCTCGTCGAAGGATCATTATTGACACGGactgcggcggtgacgatgcCATTGGCATCATGACCGCGCTGGCGGACCCCAACACCGACGTCATCGCTATGACAGTCGTCTGGGGCAATGTCAACGCGGATCAAGGAATGGAGAACCTGGGCAAGCTCCTCTGCGTGTTTGAGCGTGATATTCCCTTCTACAAGGGTGCGGAGACGCCACTCGTGTCGGATCCCGAGACGGTGCAGTGGGGGGGCTTCGGCAAGGATGGTTTTGGCGACGCGGATTTTCCGCCGTCCACGCGGGTGCCGGAGCAATCCAAGACGCACGCCGCCCTTGCCATCACCGAGCTGCTGCGAACGGCCAAGCCAGAGAAGGATACCGTCTATCAGCTCGTCTGCCTGGGCCCCCTCACCAATGTTGCTCTGGCGATGCGACTTGAACCAGGCGTGTTTGACGTGCTGGGCAGTGAGACGGAGCCGGCCATCACAATCATGGGTGGTACGAGCGAGGCGAAAGGCAACTCGAGCTTAACGGCGGAGTTCAACATCCACTGTGACCCTGAGGCCGCGTATGTCGTCTTCAATCAGCGCAACATGCGTCCCGTTCGTGTCGTTTCGTGGGAAGTAACGGTGGAGTGCTGCATGACGTGGACATTCTTTGACGAGTGGCTCGGCCGCCAGAAAGATGGGACGAAGGAGCAGAACAGGCTTCAGGTGTTTATTGCGAAGGTGTTCCAGCGGCTGGAGGCCTTCACCCGCCCGCTTCCCGACGGCACTAAGGCGGACGCCGGCGACGCGGAGGTGACGCAAGACAACACGTGCGTCATTCCTgacgcggtggcgatggtggccGCCCTGTACCCTGACAGCATTCTGGATCGCTTCCTCACTCATTGCACCGTAGAGCTGCACGGACGTGAGACGCGTGGGCAAACCTGCCTGGACTGGTACGGCACCGAGCAGTCGATGGCGAAGCGAGGGCGGTGGCGCAACTGCGAGCTCATCACCCGTGTTGATAACAATCGCTTCTTAGAAGTGATGAATGGCATTATCAAGCACCCAGTGTAG
- a CDS encoding 60S ribosomal protein, putative (TriTrypDB/GeneDB-style sysID: LpmP.14.0150), with the protein MRRALFASVLTSRSAVACRHSTAKPADGNAKLDDLAAAYSQLTLREVSDLQRLIFKKLGHSDDFYEKALLRGLSGGGGAVMMAPTAAAAAAPAADAPAAEAVKAEKKKVEKLTYDVKLEKYAPEIKIKLIKELRTVTNLSIADAKKAVEKCPGLVATNMSKDDAEKLKGLYEKLGAKVELL; encoded by the coding sequence ATGCGCAGGGCACTCTTCGCAAGCGTTCTTACTAGCCGGAGTGCGGTGGCGTGCCGCCACTCCACCGCCAAGCCTGCCGACGGCAACGCGAAGCTCGACGACTTGGCCGCTGCCTACTCTCAGCTAACGTTGAGGGAAGTGTCtgacctgcagcgcctcatATTCAAGAAGCTGGGTCACAGCGACGACTTCTacgagaaggcgctgctgcgcggcctcagcggcggtggcggtgcggtaATGATGGCccccactgccgcggcggctgcagcgccggcagccGATGCTCCGGCCGCTGAGGCGGTcaaggcagagaaaaaaaaggtcgAGAAGCTCACGTACGACGTGAAGCTCGAAAAGTATGCGCCGGAGATCAAAATCAAGCTCAtcaaggagctgcgcactgTGACCAACCTCAGCATCGCAGATGCCaagaaggcggtggagaAGTGCCCCGGTCTCGTGGCCACCAATATGAGCAAGGACGACGCGGAGAAGCTCAAGGGGCTGTATGAAAAACTCGGGGCAAAGGTGGAGCTCCTCTAA
- a CDS encoding hypothetical protein (TriTrypDB/GeneDB-style sysID: LpmP.14.0160), protein MTYYTAAEITDRRINEEDGTIEYAVRWEGFAGEITWEKRQQLTESYAEAVQAVDQRRMDSTDEELERWRDREWRCEAKRAHEQPSLVGATTELRKRSRSVSPAAVKDLGQVEVLSGILLRPPRRCSHGGVACAATHAEEEGTILMLGEVVLAEEASTILNRTGGHQKKRKPTTASTAAALHTAPALQIEKRWRDAHGQSLLHSIERAQSITPFYPNFRLHACDSATRCALALEAKRSSHLRIISIAPPLMTHSGAVFGLPVALDPLVGEKDVEQLRLSVQLESPLFSSAAQELVKPHVEQMVVRYIIPEEVPATVGDPATPTTELFPVHGRIASMPLSVFRVVFPQLLIDYLLKNSVVLR, encoded by the coding sequence ATGACGTACTACACCGCGGCGGAAATCACTGATCGCCGCATTaacgaggaggacggcacCATAGAGTACGCCGTGAGGTGGGAAGGATTTGCCGGCGAAATCACGTGGGAAAAGCGTCAGCAGCTGACGGAAAGCTACGCGGAGGCAGTGCAGGCAGTAGACCAGCGGCGTATGGACTCCACTGATGAGGAGCTCGAACGTTGGCGCGACAGAGAGTGGAGATGTGAAGCGAAACGAGCACACGAGCAGCCGTCGCTAGTTGGGGCCAcgacggagctgcgcaaACGCAGTCGATCCGTCTCTCCAGCTGCCGTCAAGGACTTGGGGCAGGTGGAAGTACTTAGCGGGATTCTCCTTCGTCCTCCACGCCGTTGCAGTCACGGAGGTGTCGCGTGCGCCGCCACGCACgcggaggaagaaggaaCAATTCTCATGCTGGGCGAGGTGGTCTTGGCGGAAGAGGCGTCGACGATACTAAACCGCACCGGCGGCCACCAGAAGAAGCGTAAACCCACGactgccagcaccgccgccgcccttcacACCGCACCAGCTCTCCAGATCGAGAAGCGCTGGCGTGACGCGCACGGGCAGAGTCTCCTCCACAGCATCGAAAGGGCGCAGTCGATCACTCCTTTTTACCCGAACTTTCGCCTTCACGCGTGCGACTCGGCAACGCGATGCGCGTTGGCGCTGGAAGCGAAACGCTCATCACACCTGCGCATCATCAGCATCGCGCCTCCGCTCATgacgcacagcggcgcagtgtTTGGACTGCCTGTGGCCCTGGACCCTCTTGTAGGGGAAAAGGACGTAGAGCAACTGCGACTAAGCGTGCAGCTCGAGTCTCCACTCTTCAGTAGTGCTGCTCAAGAGCTTGTGAAGCCTCATGTGGAGCAGATGGTCGTGCGGTACATCATTCCTGAGGAAGTGCCTGCCACCGTTGGCGACCCTGCCACACCCACCACTGAGCTCTTCCCTGTGCACGGCCGTATCGCCTCGATGCCACTCTCAGTCTTCCGGGTGGTGTTTCCACAGCTACTCATCGACTACCTGCTCAAGAACTCCGTCGTTCTGCGTTGA
- a CDS encoding histone acetyltransferase, putative (TriTrypDB/GeneDB-style sysID: LpmP.14.0140), which translates to MSTSAVPAYEEKQKVYALLNGTFHAAIVLEVAEDATRGGFLYYVRYVEQDSRLDQWLQASDIKERHQGRAHHGNGSTYQQCSPSGIKTRRQSHATEQQSAEITVLTGERVGTSTEVSANAKGGGAAPHLVKVSTMRARRDSAFFSRTKNIYSICMGPYEVEAWYFSPYHLARPEVQQRLQAASQCVTGSTELQLVQSTTFSSSTSGVSSDIAGVGDSENNSVETGRSSRRGGTGTQQWPNATRSFSLHICPYCLRPSVDNEAVVRHLQQDCLRHPPGNEIYRDPVRCLVVLELDGSLEPTFCEHLALLSKLFLEHKALDHDMTPFLFYVLCSVETHGLQVLGYFSKEKQTPEPYNLSCVLVLPQYQSRGIGRFLIELSYELSRREGKVGTPEKPLSDLGEKLYLSYWADSVTMAIARAMEEGHCVSMDYLVQATAMIQADVLRALQHQKFLSGNQLTISEDVVERCYAKRLKRERDTTSYTFYTHLLSWAPGLYEEFRGAPPAPTFVPWRDQRASQRLMRGHAKGDT; encoded by the coding sequence ATGTCGACCAGCGCCGTCCCTGCGTAcgaggagaaacaaaaggtGTACGCTCTCCTCAATGGTACCTTTCACGCGGCGATTGTGCTTGAGGTCGCAGAGGACGCCACACGCGGCGGCTTTCTCTACTACGTCCGCTACGTAGAGCAGGACAGCAGACTGGACCAATGGCTACAAGCGAGCGACATCAAGGAGCGTCACCAGGGCCGCGCGCACCATGGAAACGGCAGCACCTATCAGCAGTGCTCCCCAAGCGGTATCAagacgcggcggcagagtCACGCgacagagcagcagagcgcaGAAATAACAGTGCTGACGGGCGAAAGGGTTGGTACGTCCACTGAGGTTTCGGCAAACGCGAAAgggggcggtgctgccccGCACTTGGTGAAAGTGTCAACGATGCGCGCGCGGCGGGATAGCGCGTTCTTCTCACGCACCAAGAACATCTACTCGATCTGCATGGGGCCGTATGAGGTGGAGGCATGGTACTTCAGCCCGTACCACCTCGCCCGTccagaggtgcagcagcgactgcaggcGGCGTCGCAGTGCGTCACGGGAAGCACCGAACTGCAGCTGGTGCAATCCACCACATTCTCGAGCAGCACTAGTGGTGTGAGTAGTGATATCGCTGGCGTTGGTGACAGCGAGAACAACAGTGTAGAGACCGGTAGGTCAAGCAGAAGAGGCGGTACCGGTACGCAACAGTGGCCAAACGCCAcgcgctctttctctctgcacaTATGCCCCTACTGCCTGCGGCCTTCTGTTGACAACGAGGCGGTAGTACGGCACCTTCAGCAAGACTGCCTGAGGCATCCCCCTGGCAACGAGATCTACCGCGACCCAGTGCGGTGTCTTGTCGTGTTGGAGCTGGACGGCTCACTGGAGCCAACCTTCTGCGAgcacctcgctctcctctcgaAGCTGTTTCTTGAGCACAAGGCTCTGGACCACGACATGacgcctttcctcttttaCGTGTTGTGCTCCGTGGAGACCCACGGGCTGCAGGTACTGGGGTACTTCAGCAAGGAGAAGCAAACCCCTGAGCCGTACAATCTGTCGTGCGTCTTGGTACTACCGCAGTATCAGAGCCGCGGCATTGGTCGATTCTTGATCGAGCTCAGCTACGAGCTCTCGCGCCGTGAGGGCAAAGTTGGCACGCCGGAGAAGCCCCTCAGCGACTTGGGCGAGAAGCTCTACCTGAGCTACTGGGCTGACTCCGTCACCATGGCCATTGCCCGGGCTATGGAGGAAGGCCACTGCGTCTCCATGGACTATCTGGTGCAGGCAACGGCTATGATCCAGGCAGACGTGCTACGCGCCTTACAGCACCAGAAGTTTCTGAGCGGAAATCAGTTGACCATCTCTGAGGACGTCGTAGAGCGCTGCTATGCGAAGCGGCTTAAAAGGGAACGGGATACGACGAGCTACACCTTCTACACGCACTTGCTCAGCTGGGCTCCAGGCCTCTACGAAGAGTTTCGTGGCgctccaccagcgccgacATTCGTGCCCTGGCGCGACCAACGCGCGAGCCAGCGGTTGATGCGAGGACACGCGAAGGGGGACACGTAG
- a CDS encoding hypothetical protein (TriTrypDB/GeneDB-style sysID: LpmP.14.0110) yields MWNASTSAIARVRRNGVAQTGLTCCTSLASPQRRFSSWFEEQPVRGQQHTEDKAVAAFAINADKLEKSKTIINKKAHGIPFHISDNEAVDNVCRHHGTAVEIHSVERFLMPFWLTETAAAGTFKADILQHDRTNITQPHCFVWLEGPRYQFSYPFGEYMPMNQVSASYREPLKVVERCLTGTHVPSMLLSRFELLNEVEKMEHRPTVIPFTMSTITALSVMERRVSRRVVMDRIDRELRKFHGSFLKSNVTVVNLRMAASSIRPVFLPLLKLTVTTVSHSTPVPAFICGATGKVVGPVLHVQRRKRLGLAVSAVAGTLLSLAPLVEPGVATAAALAAGVSSGFVLQTVQQAHFMRKQAHEMAQLRSVGVLNLVADSAGYRWTPEEEEKDEYEYREELRRQARARDAFEQRVKEEAARDQARARGNHFDPKNRRRTDLADVDPRGYYELLGLKGKEVSATTKDVTKAFREAVRLHHPDLHSEAEAENKKRHMQRIIEAYKILHNPKTKKSYDSGEMSGKSHETSEV; encoded by the coding sequence ATGTGGAACGCGTCAACCTCCGCCATCGCGCGTGTCAGGCGTAATGGCGTGGCTCAGACTGGTCTCACATGCTGCACTTCTTTGGCGTCACCTCAGCGTCGTTTCTCGTCGTGGTTCGAAGAGCAGCCCGTCAGGGGTCAGCAGCACACGGAAGACAAGGCTGTCGCTGCTTTCGCCATCAATGCTGACAAACTGGAGAAGAGCAAGACGATCATCAACAAGAAAGCGCACGGAATTCCTTTCCACATATCTGATAACGAGGCGGTCGACAACgtgtgccgccaccacggGACTGCGGTCGAGATCCACAGTGTGGAACGCTTTCTCATGCCCTTCTGGCTCACTGAgacggctgccgctggcacCTTCAAGGCAGATATCCTCCAGCACGATCGTACGAACATCACCCAGCCGCACTGCTTTGTGTGGCTGGAGGGACCCCGGTACCAGTTCAGCTACCCCTTTGGCGAATACATGCCAATGAATCAAGTCTCCGCGTCCTACCGGGAGCCTCTCAAAGTGGTGGAGCGCTGCCTCACTGGCACCCACGTGCCGTCGATGCTGCTCTCGCGATTTGAGCTACTGAATGAAGTGGAGAAGATGGAACACCGGCCCACTGTTATCCCTTTCACCATGTCAACTATAACCGCCCTCTCTGTAATGGAGCGGCGCGTCAGCCGCCGCGTCGTGATGGACCGTATCGACCGCGAACTTCGCAAGTTTCATGGCTCCTTTTTGAAGAGCAATGTAACCGTAGTGAACCTGCGCATGGCAGCATCAAGCATTCGACCTGTATTCCTGCCACTCCTCAAGCTGACCGTGACCACCGTGTCTCACTCGACGCCAGTGCCGGCGTTCATCTGCGGTGCCACTGGCAAGGTGGTAGGGCCAGTGCTGCATGTGCAGCGCCGAAAGCGACTGGGACTGGCCGTTTCCGCGGTTGCTGGTACGTTGCTGAGCCTCGCACCCCTCGTAGAGCCCGGcgtggccaccgccgctgcgttgGCGGCCGGCGTCTCCTCTGGCTTTGTGCTGCAGACagtgcagcaggcgcactTCATGCGGAAACAGGCACACGAAATGGCGCAGCTCAGGTCTGTCGGCGTTCTGAACCTCGTCGCCGACAGCGCGGGCTATCGCTGGACAccagaggaggaagaaaaagatgaGTACGAGTAccgcgaggagctgcgtcGTCAGGCACGCGCAAGGGACGCCTTTGAGCAGCgcgtgaaggaggaggcggcacgcGACCAGGCCCGAGCCCGTGGCAACCACTTCGACCCAAAgaaccgccgccgcaccgacTTGGCAGATGTGGACCCACGCGGCTACTACGAGCTGCTCGGActgaaggggaaggaggtcTCTGCCACTACGAAGGACGTCACGAAAGCGTTCCGTGAGGCGGTCCGACTGCATCACCCGGATCTCCACTCagaggccgaggcggagaaTAAGAAGCGCCACATGCAGCGCATCATCGAAGCGTACAAAATTCTGCACAACCCCAAAACGAAAAAGTCGTACGATTCTGGCGAGATGAGCGGCAAGTCGCATGAAACCTCCGAGGTATGA